One segment of Acropora muricata isolate sample 2 chromosome 8, ASM3666990v1, whole genome shotgun sequence DNA contains the following:
- the LOC136925639 gene encoding ephrin type-B receptor 5-like, which yields MRLCNSSTVCGLLVACSVQEIHMEHFWITGLITLVFSSSVSSEQLYILETPDCITCIWSWETAAYFRFSDLAGTWYHPSGQNIQTRYAICNPDNPQEPNNWLRSPIIEVGNIQRLYVTFRYSSQQCGQSASFCKESFYAYVWESNTSVTPRQIPHPINDFQLYRRFANITRQSDQETILTVRLHVTSKYIVLGIRDQGGCRTLFSVKVSYKVCLEKTLKDSLVSFPSTIAQVESTPVQGICMANSVQIVPGNLTAFCDSDGEWNTSCLESRCVCKEDMENTRGVCTACPGGTYNDGKGLNCTETPSKPRSASVYLVNESSAILAWLVPEITGTPTDVSYDVNCRPSCEYSSGCEKETCDSDINSQLTGKGLKKTIFTAKNLASFVNYTCKITAKNRVSKIAAARAQASESERSITYVNLRTKGSVPGAPEYDTVAYEPETNSITLSWIVKCKNGIIQEYRIEYFSVDDSSGSKTLSTRDNKIQIGSLPAGKSLRFQVYAVNNFGIGSPGVMTFNIPKVKTGHFIIF from the exons ATGCGTTTATGCAATTCTTCTACAGTTTGCGGACTTTTAGTTGCCTGTTCAGTG CAAGAGATTCACATGGAGCATTTCTGGATCACTGGGttaattactttggttttttcAAGTTCGGTGTCATCGGAGCAGCTATACATATTGGAAACACCCGACTGCATCACATGCATTTGGTCTTGGGAAACAGCAGCGTACTTTCGATTTTCTGACCTCGCTGGGACG TGGTATCACCCAAGTGGACAGAACATTCAGACCAGATATGCTATTTGCAATCCGGATAACCCCCAAGAGCCAAATAACTGGTTACGAAGTCCTATCATTGAAGTTGGAAACATTCAAAGATTATATGTCACCTTTAGATACTCTTCGCAACAGTGCGGTCAATCAGCTTCATTTTGTAAGGAATCTTTTTACGCGTATGTCTGGGAATCAAATACAAGCGTCACTCCGCGACAAATTCCTCATCCTATCAACGACTTTCAGTTATATCGACGATTCGCCAATATCACTCGTCAGTCTGACCAGGAGACAATTTTAACAGTACGCCTTCATGTGACAAGCAAATATATTGTGCTGGGAATTCGGGATCAAGGAGGATGCAGAACATTGTTTTCCGTTAAGGTTTCTTATAAGGTTTGTCTTGAAAAGACACTTAAAGACAGCCTGGTATCCTTTCCTTCAACAATAGCCCAGGTAGAATCAACTCCTGTGCAAGGAATTTGCATGGCGAACTCTGTGCAAATTGTGCCTGGCAATTTGACTGCTTTTTGTGATAGCGATGGAGAGTGGAATACCAGTTGCCTTGAGAGTAGATGTGTCTGCAAGGAAGACATGGAAAATACAAGAGGAGTATGCACAG CTTGTCCTGGTGGAACATACAACGACGGGAAAGGACTTAACTGCACCG AGACACCATCAAAGCCACGAAGTGCTTCTGTATATTTGGTCAATGAAAGCTCAGCTATCCTAGCTTGGTTGGTTCCTGAGATCACTGGAACTCCAACCGACGTGTCGTATGATGTGAATTGTCGCCCGTCCTGCGAATATTCCAGCGGCTGTGAAAAAGAAACCTGCGACAGCGACATCAACAGTCAATTGACAGGGAAAGGGCTCAAAAAGACTATCTTCACCGCAAAAAATCTGGCTTCCTTTGTAAACTATACAtgtaaaataactgccaagaATAGAGTCAGCAAGATTGCTGCTGCGAGAGCACAGGCCTCTGAGAGCGAACGGAGTATTACTTATGTAAATCTGAGGACCAAAGGATCTG TTCCTGGTGCACCTGAATATGATACTGTCGCCTATGAACCCGAAACTAATTCTATCACCCTTTCATGGATTGTGAAATGTAAAAATGGCATTATTCAAGAGTACAGGATAGAATACTTCAGCGTTGACGATTCCTCTGGGAGTAAAACTCTTAGTACCAGGGACAACAAAATACAGATTGGCAGTCTGCCAGCGGGGAAAAGCTTACGATTTCAG GTGTATGCTGTGAATAACTTTGGGATAGGATCACCTGGCGTCATGACATTCAATATTCCGAAAG tgaaaacagGCCATTTCATCATTTTCTGA